A single uncultured Acetobacterium sp. DNA region contains:
- a CDS encoding GyrI-like domain-containing protein, with amino-acid sequence MEKVDYKKQFKSLYLPKKQPSIIAVPPIRFAMLDGHGDPNGEEFAEAVAALYSFSYAVKMSYKSKAIPDGFYDYIVFPLEGVWDLVDKTKTSADKSNYAYTIMIRQPDFLTAELTDRFIDEVKKKKPNNFLDRIRIEELEEGFCCQMLHLGGYDDEPASFAQMEAFCNENGYRRSDKTHREIYLSDPRRTETAKLKTVLRFKVIADQ; translated from the coding sequence ATGGAGAAAGTGGATTATAAAAAGCAGTTTAAGAGCTTATACCTGCCTAAAAAGCAGCCCTCAATTATTGCGGTGCCGCCGATTCGTTTTGCCATGCTGGACGGTCATGGTGATCCCAATGGGGAAGAGTTTGCTGAAGCAGTGGCAGCGCTTTACAGCTTCAGTTATGCGGTAAAAATGTCCTATAAGAGTAAGGCAATTCCTGATGGCTTTTATGATTACATTGTTTTTCCCCTGGAAGGGGTCTGGGATCTGGTGGACAAGACCAAAACAAGTGCAGATAAAAGCAATTATGCCTATACGATTATGATCCGGCAGCCGGATTTTTTGACTGCTGAACTGACCGATCGTTTTATCGATGAAGTTAAAAAGAAAAAGCCCAATAATTTTCTCGATCGGATCCGGATAGAGGAACTGGAGGAAGGGTTCTGCTGTCAGATGCTACATTTAGGCGGCTATGATGATGAGCCAGCCAGTTTTGCCCAGATGGAAGCGTTTTGCAATGAGAATGGCTATCGGCGCAGCGATAAAACCCATCGAGAAATTTATCTGTCCGATCCCCGGCGGACCGAGACGGCCAAATTAAAAACGGTGTTGCGGTTTAAGGTAATAGCTGATCAATAA